A window of the Xiashengella succiniciproducens genome harbors these coding sequences:
- the istA gene encoding IS21 family transposase has product MAGKTRPMSQIKQLLRLHQQGKAKKEIARILGISKNTVKSYLHKYESSGYNIDDLLELDDPVLESKFHLGNPSYKEHRYEFLKKQMDYYVQELKRNGVTRLILWEEYKESNPNGYSFSQFCYHLHQHQKASKPTAVLHHEPSDKLFIDFAGKQLSYVDIQTGEIIKCQVFVACLPYSDYAFAMAVKTQGVEDFIYAISCCLSYLGGVPRAIVPDNLKSAVIKSDRYEPELNVALDDLANHYGTTIVPARVRSREEKFLADEKHLLQPLPKTVYEMKFYKEYTVAPNNHICLFKDRHYYSVPYIHVGRKAMVIYTRSTVSIYVNNELVAVHARSYTAGQYTSVKEHLCSNHQHWLSRSPDYYMEKAKRTSDELYNLFVQLFQQGKYPEQLYRTCDGLLRLQRDTEPEDFAQACKIAIELNRYSYTLVRNLIKNKVIWDTDVPEDNPLPKHQNVRGRECYK; this is encoded by the coding sequence ATGGCAGGAAAAACCAGACCAATGAGTCAGATAAAACAGTTACTTCGGCTACACCAACAAGGTAAAGCAAAGAAAGAGATTGCTCGCATTCTGGGCATTAGCAAGAATACTGTGAAGTCTTATCTTCATAAGTATGAATCATCAGGATATAATATCGATGATTTGCTAGAGTTGGACGATCCTGTTCTTGAGAGCAAATTTCATCTGGGTAATCCTTCATATAAGGAACATCGCTACGAGTTTCTAAAAAAGCAGATGGATTATTATGTCCAAGAGCTTAAGCGCAATGGGGTAACCAGGCTAATCCTTTGGGAAGAATACAAAGAATCCAACCCTAACGGTTACAGCTTCTCACAGTTTTGTTATCATCTGCATCAGCATCAAAAGGCATCCAAACCTACTGCCGTATTACATCATGAACCTTCAGACAAGCTCTTCATTGATTTTGCTGGTAAGCAGCTATCATATGTCGATATACAAACCGGAGAGATTATTAAGTGTCAGGTTTTTGTAGCATGCCTTCCATACTCCGATTATGCCTTTGCAATGGCTGTAAAAACGCAAGGAGTTGAGGATTTTATTTATGCCATATCTTGCTGCCTGTCCTATCTTGGAGGAGTTCCAAGAGCCATTGTCCCTGACAACTTAAAGTCAGCTGTAATAAAGTCAGATCGCTATGAACCGGAACTCAATGTGGCACTTGATGACTTGGCTAATCACTATGGAACAACCATTGTTCCGGCAAGGGTAAGAAGTCGCGAAGAGAAGTTTCTGGCCGATGAAAAGCATCTCTTACAGCCCCTCCCTAAGACAGTCTATGAAATGAAGTTTTACAAAGAATACACTGTGGCTCCCAATAATCACATATGCTTGTTTAAGGATCGTCATTATTATAGTGTTCCTTACATTCATGTTGGACGTAAGGCAATGGTGATCTATACAAGATCTACAGTATCCATTTACGTAAATAATGAACTGGTAGCCGTTCATGCAAGGTCATACACTGCCGGGCAATATACCAGTGTCAAGGAACACCTTTGCTCAAATCATCAACACTGGCTCAGCAGAAGTCCTGATTATTACATGGAAAAAGCCAAGAGGACATCTGATGAACTATATAATCTCTTTGTCCAACTTTTTCAGCAAGGAAAATATCCAGAACAATTATACCGCACTTGTGATGGTCTTCTTCGCCTTCAAAGGGACACTGAACCTGAAGACTTCGCTCAGGCCTGTAAAATAGCCATAGAGCTCAATAGATATAGCTATACACTCGTGCGTAACCTTATAAAAAACAAAGTGATCTGGGACACCGATGTCCCCGAAGATAATCCTTTGCCTAAACATCAAAACGTAAGAGGCAGAGAGTGCTACAAATAA
- a CDS encoding DUF2752 domain-containing protein: MKSDLKFQQPPKTWLGESILVTIFCCLPFGIAGIVNASKVESRFYAGEIHFFPKCPFWAITGLKCPGCGSQRAVHHLLNLEVLSAAKENILLVLSIPYILAGLIIERLKNPSEKLLVWRKRLYGRTAIYIILAIIIAFWIMRNI; the protein is encoded by the coding sequence ATAAAGAGTGACCTTAAGTTCCAACAACCTCCTAAGACATGGTTAGGTGAATCAATACTGGTAACAATTTTTTGCTGCTTACCCTTTGGGATAGCTGGGATAGTAAATGCCTCAAAAGTTGAGTCAAGATTTTATGCAGGTGAGATTCATTTCTTCCCTAAGTGTCCTTTCTGGGCTATTACCGGATTAAAGTGTCCAGGCTGTGGTTCACAAAGAGCCGTTCATCATCTATTGAATCTGGAAGTACTAAGTGCAGCCAAAGAGAACATTCTACTGGTTCTCTCAATCCCATATATACTGGCAGGACTTATAATTGAAAGGCTCAAGAATCCAAGTGAGAAACTCCTGGTTTGGAGAAAACGGCTTTATGGCAGAACCGCCATCTATATAATACTTGCAATAATCATAGCATTCTGGATCATGAGAAATATATAA
- a CDS encoding DUF2752 domain-containing protein, with protein MAFKKIFIKWGIAIVVVSTIAILYKNYNPGEIHLFPKCPFWAITGLKCPGCGSQRAVHHLLNLEVLSAAKENILLVLSIPYILAGLIIERLKNPSEKLLVWRKRLYGRTAIYIILAIIIAFWIMRNLLH; from the coding sequence GTGGCTTTTAAGAAGATATTTATCAAATGGGGTATAGCAATAGTAGTAGTATCAACTATTGCTATACTTTATAAAAACTATAATCCAGGTGAGATTCATTTGTTCCCTAAGTGTCCTTTCTGGGCTATTACCGGATTAAAGTGTCCAGGCTGTGGTTCACAAAGAGCCGTTCATCATCTATTGAATCTGGAAGTACTAAGTGCAGCCAAAGAGAACATTCTACTGGTTCTCTCAATCCCATATATACTGGCAGGACTTATAATTGAAAGGCTCAAGAATCCAAGTGAGAAACTCCTGGTTTGGAGAAAACGGCTTTATGGCAGAACCGCCATCTATATAATACTTGCAATAATCATAGCATTCTGGATCATGAGAAACCTTTTACACTAA
- a CDS encoding TlpA family protein disulfide reductase, which produces MKIYTIISILTLTILLSCSQKNKRPEPNFYRNLFTNEILNKTEFEIFIGTLHQNIPDSLKGKEHLTIHFGFLETTKDSIIQPFNYDIRIGNEYLVRANNFDKIGMKIKPQKFNTIDGDSIQIGGQQLKPMLINLWFINCGGCVAEIPALNKLKEKYSDRVDFVAMTFDDAKKVRKFLNRNDFNFIHIPNSEEFINYIGSKPYPENIFISRNGFIEYIEGGLGGNLNDDNLKYFESIIEKLLLPTRGNSQ; this is translated from the coding sequence ATGAAAATCTATACGATAATTTCAATCTTGACTCTAACCATCCTATTGAGTTGCAGTCAAAAGAACAAAAGACCAGAACCTAATTTCTATCGGAATTTATTTACAAATGAAATTCTAAACAAAACTGAATTTGAAATATTTATAGGAACCTTACATCAGAATATTCCTGATTCATTAAAAGGCAAAGAACATTTAACAATCCATTTTGGATTTTTAGAAACTACAAAAGACTCAATCATTCAACCATTTAATTATGACATAAGAATTGGAAATGAATATTTAGTAAGAGCAAATAATTTTGATAAAATTGGAATGAAAATTAAACCTCAAAAATTCAATACTATTGATGGAGACAGTATTCAAATTGGAGGACAACAATTGAAGCCAATGTTGATAAATTTATGGTTTATAAACTGCGGCGGTTGTGTTGCTGAAATACCAGCATTAAACAAGTTGAAAGAAAAATATTCTGACAGAGTAGATTTTGTTGCAATGACTTTTGATGATGCTAAAAAAGTCAGGAAATTTTTAAATAGAAATGACTTCAATTTTATTCACATACCAAATTCAGAAGAATTTATTAATTACATAGGTTCAAAGCCTTATCCTGAGAACATTTTTATTAGCAGGAATGGTTTTATTGAATACATAGAAGGAGGTTTAGGAGGTAATTTGAATGATGACAATTTAAAGTATTTTGAATCTATTATTGAAAAATTACTGCTACCAACACGCGGTAATAGCCAATAA
- a CDS encoding CD225/dispanin family protein encodes MKKYFYSDGTNHYGPFTKEELREKGITRDTLVWYKELNDWHPAGKLSELNGIFELAPPPVEKPTSSSTISDLKFQQPPKTWLVESILVTIFCCLPFGIAGIVNASKVESRFYAGDIEGAKAASAKAKTWTTVSFWLGLAGSILYIIAMLAGAVSGF; translated from the coding sequence ATGAAGAAGTATTTTTACTCAGATGGAACGAATCATTATGGTCCATTTACGAAAGAAGAACTAAGAGAAAAGGGAATTACCCGCGATACTCTGGTGTGGTATAAAGAGTTGAATGACTGGCATCCAGCCGGCAAACTTTCGGAGTTGAATGGAATTTTCGAGTTAGCCCCCCCACCAGTGGAAAAACCTACCAGTTCCAGCACAATAAGTGACCTTAAGTTCCAACAACCTCCTAAGACATGGTTAGTTGAATCAATACTGGTAACAATTTTTTGCTGCTTACCCTTTGGGATAGCTGGGATAGTAAATGCCTCAAAAGTTGAGTCAAGATTTTATGCAGGTGATATAGAAGGAGCAAAAGCAGCCTCGGCAAAGGCCAAAACCTGGACAACAGTAAGTTTCTGGCTAGGATTGGCAGGCTCAATACTTTACATAATTGCAATGCTTGCAGGAGCTGTAAGTGGCTTTTAA
- the istB gene encoding IS21-like element helper ATPase IstB, whose product MNNNQTVEKLRHMRINAMADLHLQHVKNNQLGTLTADEYLALLTDHEWEERQNKKINRLIKHAGFRQKATLADIDYSATRTLDKNMFQRLATLDFIKRNENVIITGLTGVGKSFLAQAIGHQACMMEYKVLYSITSRLFKRLKLSRMDGTYMNDINKLAKTDVLILDDFGLQAFDKQDRESLMDIIEDRHSKKTTIVASQIPVSVWYDIIGEGTIADAILDRLVNASHRIDLNGPSLRKGILASE is encoded by the coding sequence ATGAACAACAATCAAACAGTAGAAAAACTTCGCCATATGCGAATCAATGCTATGGCAGACCTGCATTTACAGCACGTCAAGAATAATCAGTTAGGCACTTTGACTGCGGATGAATACCTGGCCTTACTTACCGATCATGAATGGGAAGAGCGTCAGAATAAGAAAATCAACAGACTTATTAAACATGCCGGGTTCAGACAAAAAGCCACACTCGCAGACATCGATTACAGTGCCACCAGAACGCTTGATAAAAACATGTTCCAACGGCTGGCCACACTTGATTTTATCAAGAGAAACGAGAACGTTATAATAACCGGGTTAACAGGGGTTGGAAAGAGCTTCCTTGCTCAGGCTATTGGCCATCAAGCCTGCATGATGGAATACAAGGTTCTTTACTCAATTACGTCCAGATTATTTAAGCGCCTTAAATTATCAAGGATGGATGGAACATATATGAATGACATTAATAAATTAGCCAAAACGGATGTCCTTATACTAGATGATTTTGGGCTACAAGCTTTTGACAAGCAGGACCGTGAGTCGCTTATGGATATAATAGAAGACAGACACAGTAAGAAAACAACTATTGTGGCTTCACAGATACCAGTCTCGGTTTGGTACGACATTATTGGAGAAGGAACGATTGCAGATGCAATACTCGACCGACTGGTAAACGCCTCTCATCGAATCGACCTAAATGGACCCTCATTAAGAAAGGGGATTTTAGCAAGCGAATAG
- a CDS encoding radical SAM protein — protein sequence MKNEKQVFGTYEWAVENANFISGCSHNCKYCYSREMAIRFKRKTSLNWQNEEVNFKQLEKNAKKVNGVIMFPSSHDITPENLTNSIKFLKKLLNQDNEILIVTKPHLVVIKTICKEFKAYKNKILFRFTIGSNNSETLKFWEPNAPDYEERKQCLIYAYKKGFSTSVSCEPMLDDNIIELVEELTPFVTNSIWLGKMNFLLRRLNMNGINDLETIEKAKKLIEIQSDENIKKLYDHLSTNDKVKWKESIKKVVKIEISTIKGQDK from the coding sequence ATGAAAAATGAAAAACAAGTTTTTGGCACATATGAGTGGGCTGTTGAAAATGCAAATTTTATTAGCGGTTGTAGCCATAATTGCAAATACTGTTACAGTAGGGAGATGGCAATTAGATTCAAACGCAAAACATCATTGAATTGGCAAAACGAAGAAGTAAATTTCAAACAACTTGAAAAAAATGCCAAAAAAGTTAATGGTGTTATAATGTTTCCATCTAGTCACGACATTACACCCGAGAATCTAACTAATTCAATAAAATTTTTAAAAAAGCTTTTAAATCAGGACAATGAAATACTTATTGTAACCAAACCTCATTTAGTTGTAATTAAAACTATTTGCAAGGAATTCAAAGCATATAAAAACAAAATATTATTTAGGTTCACTATCGGCTCTAATAATTCAGAAACTTTAAAGTTTTGGGAACCAAATGCACCTGATTATGAAGAAAGAAAACAGTGTTTAATATACGCTTACAAAAAGGGGTTTTCAACAAGTGTATCTTGCGAACCAATGTTAGACGACAATATTATTGAATTAGTTGAAGAATTAACTCCTTTTGTAACCAATTCAATTTGGTTAGGGAAAATGAACTTTCTGCTTAGACGACTAAATATGAATGGAATAAATGATTTAGAGACAATAGAAAAAGCAAAAAAACTTATTGAAATACAATCTGACGAAAATATCAAAAAACTTTACGACCATTTATCTACTAATGATAAAGTTAAATGGAAAGAGAGCATTAAGAAAGTTGTTAAAATAGAAATATCGACGATTAAAGGACAAGACAAATAA
- the istA gene encoding IS21 family transposase yields MAHILDLMELKQILRLHMDGLSNRRISDTLGIHRNTINSYVSQFKASKHGIEELLKLSDYELAQLFPGHTTIKNPRFDELMQFFTNMHAEPNHPGFTLLHHYSEYKSSAKEPYSYTQFVEHYRRKYSKEKGSMKLPHKPGHELYIDFAGKKLKIVDKHTGEIQAVEVFVAILPCSQYTYVEACPDQTMESLIKCTANALSYFGGVPQAIVSYNLKSAVTKASKYEPRINRSFLDFASHYNSVVNPARGYAPQDKALVENAVNLSYRRIYSPIRNMTFFSLDDLNKEIQKHLVGYNNML; encoded by the coding sequence ATGGCACACATTCTTGATCTAATGGAACTAAAGCAAATTTTAAGGTTGCACATGGATGGCTTAAGTAATCGTCGTATATCTGATACTCTTGGCATTCATCGCAACACTATTAACAGTTATGTAAGTCAGTTTAAGGCTAGTAAGCATGGCATAGAAGAACTCCTAAAGCTATCGGATTATGAACTTGCCCAGTTGTTCCCGGGCCACACCACCATAAAGAATCCTCGCTTTGATGAACTGATGCAGTTCTTCACCAATATGCATGCAGAACCAAATCATCCTGGATTTACGCTACTACATCATTACTCTGAATATAAGTCGTCAGCTAAAGAGCCATACAGTTACACTCAATTTGTCGAGCACTACCGAAGGAAGTACTCTAAAGAGAAGGGCTCGATGAAACTTCCCCATAAGCCCGGTCATGAACTCTACATTGACTTCGCCGGCAAGAAGCTTAAAATAGTTGATAAGCATACCGGGGAAATCCAGGCAGTAGAGGTGTTTGTGGCTATTTTGCCCTGCAGTCAGTACACTTACGTTGAGGCCTGTCCCGACCAAACCATGGAATCCTTAATAAAGTGCACTGCCAATGCCTTGTCATACTTTGGGGGCGTACCCCAGGCCATTGTATCATATAATCTAAAGTCAGCAGTTACTAAAGCCAGTAAATACGAGCCTCGTATCAATCGCTCATTTTTAGATTTTGCGAGTCATTACAACAGCGTAGTAAATCCGGCTCGTGGATATGCCCCGCAGGATAAAGCATTGGTGGAAAATGCCGTAAACTTATCCTACCGGCGAATTTATTCCCCCATACGCAACATGACCTTCTTTTCTCTGGATGACCTCAATAAAGAGATCCAAAAACACCTTGTAGGCTATAATAACATGTTGTAG
- a CDS encoding nuclease-related domain-containing protein produces the protein MAQIHGQIESLKKLKHELNSHGIGRFNSIKEIDAFLVNFQHEKEAIIIAERERLLNEAKDLILTIKENINKCEVIKSKKITEIEVEIDTIRINIQNLTERVKIGFFHKIIYGYKLKKQKKLLAYYNSNMPVIISNATKNIQRIIENDDNRLKFINDNNEQIINERSLPGIQNLYNVKKTIEDLYPLVAGAIGENLVVKEIEKLPNDYILLNDFSMKFSPPIYNRHTNDRIFSIQIDHLLISKSGIYILETKNWSKKSIESLDLRSPVEQITRTSYALFLLVNDAKIKLTEHHWGDKQIPIRNIIVMINEKPKEDFKYVKVKSLKELNNYLTYFEPVFTETEVNRIANYLIKNGSLPLTV, from the coding sequence ATGGCACAAATTCATGGCCAAATTGAGTCTTTGAAAAAATTAAAACATGAATTAAATTCTCATGGTATCGGCAGGTTTAACTCAATTAAAGAGATAGATGCATTCTTGGTCAATTTTCAACACGAAAAGGAGGCAATAATTATTGCTGAAAGAGAACGCTTATTAAATGAAGCCAAGGATTTAATCCTCACTATTAAAGAAAATATAAACAAATGTGAGGTAATTAAAAGTAAGAAAATAACTGAAATAGAGGTTGAAATAGACACTATCAGGATCAACATTCAGAATCTGACTGAAAGAGTCAAAATAGGTTTCTTTCATAAGATTATTTATGGTTATAAATTGAAGAAACAAAAGAAATTACTGGCTTATTATAATTCCAATATGCCAGTAATTATTTCCAATGCAACTAAAAACATACAGAGAATCATTGAGAATGATGACAATAGACTAAAGTTTATCAATGACAACAATGAACAAATCATTAATGAGCGAAGCCTACCAGGTATTCAAAATTTATACAATGTAAAGAAAACCATTGAAGATTTATATCCCTTGGTTGCAGGAGCTATTGGTGAGAACTTGGTAGTGAAAGAAATAGAAAAACTGCCAAATGATTATATTTTACTCAATGACTTTAGTATGAAATTTAGTCCGCCAATTTACAACCGACATACAAATGATAGGATTTTTTCAATTCAGATTGACCATCTTTTAATTTCAAAATCAGGTATTTATATCTTAGAGACAAAGAATTGGAGTAAAAAATCTATTGAGTCTTTGGATTTAAGATCGCCTGTAGAACAGATTACCCGGACAAGTTATGCTTTGTTTCTGCTAGTAAATGATGCAAAGATTAAATTGACCGAACATCATTGGGGGGACAAGCAGATCCCCATAAGAAATATCATAGTCATGATAAATGAAAAACCAAAAGAAGACTTCAAATATGTAAAAGTAAAATCGTTAAAAGAACTCAATAATTATCTTACCTACTTTGAACCAGTTTTTACAGAAACAGAAGTTAATAGAATAGCAAATTATCTCATTAAAAATGGTAGTCTCCCACTAACTGTGTAA
- the istB gene encoding IS21-like element helper ATPase IstB: MKEIETQMAELSLHGMSRAWMALLETRKHHELSLSEGLKLLLQNEYQSRKNNRFERLKKNAGFRYQATIEEIYIDAARGVDKEMLATLATGAYMENGESVLITGASGCGKSFLASALGQQACMQGKKVAYYNLQKLLMRTKMARLEGSIHKMFTKLSKTDLLIIDDFGLTRLDQQQRMDIMEIIEDRHARNSLIITSQLPVVNWYDIIGDDTIADAILDRLVHTAYRIELNGESLRKKR; the protein is encoded by the coding sequence ATGAAAGAGATTGAAACACAAATGGCAGAATTAAGTCTGCATGGTATGAGTCGGGCCTGGATGGCTCTGCTTGAAACACGAAAACATCATGAACTAAGCCTATCTGAAGGACTAAAACTTTTATTACAGAATGAGTATCAAAGTCGTAAGAACAATCGGTTCGAACGACTTAAAAAGAATGCGGGCTTCCGCTATCAAGCAACAATAGAAGAAATTTACATTGATGCTGCCCGAGGGGTAGATAAAGAAATGTTAGCAACGCTTGCCACTGGAGCCTACATGGAAAATGGCGAGTCTGTTTTAATCACAGGGGCTTCGGGTTGTGGGAAAAGCTTCCTTGCGTCGGCCTTAGGACAACAAGCTTGTATGCAGGGTAAAAAGGTAGCTTACTACAACTTACAGAAGCTGCTGATGAGAACAAAAATGGCCAGACTTGAAGGCTCTATCCATAAGATGTTTACAAAGTTATCCAAAACAGATTTACTTATTATAGATGACTTTGGACTAACCAGATTAGACCAACAGCAACGTATGGATATCATGGAAATTATAGAAGACAGACATGCTCGAAACTCCCTGATTATTACCAGTCAACTTCCAGTAGTTAACTGGTATGATATCATTGGAGATGATACAATAGCAGATGCTATCCTGGACCGATTAGTTCATACTGCATATCGTATCGAGCTCAATGGAGAAAGTTTAAGAAAAAAACGGTAA
- a CDS encoding ATP-binding protein yields MGDKISLLKRYNLWGSNTLDFGYKRNEYTDKITDYIGNRLIKVLVGQRRSGKSYILRQVAKQLVDSGVKPENTLFINREFTDLDFLKTYKDLDELIKLYKKELKPSGKVYIFIDEIQIIEGWEKVVNSYSQDFSESYELFISGSNSKMLSGELATLLSGRYVSFEVFPFSYTEYVGITEEEKGRQSYIAYMNSGGLPELFMLQKPELKRNYVSAIKDTVLLRDIIQRHNVRDAKLLEDIFVFLVNNASNLISITNIVKYFKGQGRRTSFDAVSTYIGYIEDTFLVHRCDRYDIKGKDTLSGNAKYYINDLAYKNYLYSGYGYGFGYLVENLVYLELRRSGFDVYVGALRNKEVDFVAKKADRVLYLQSTYMLTDETTVEREYSALEAIDDNYEKIVVSLDDLTMPVRGGIKHIQAWELAEYVK; encoded by the coding sequence ATGGGCGACAAAATCTCTTTATTAAAAAGATATAACCTTTGGGGTTCAAACACCCTTGATTTCGGATACAAACGGAATGAGTACACAGATAAGATAACCGATTATATAGGTAATCGGCTCATCAAAGTGCTTGTCGGTCAAAGGCGTTCCGGCAAAAGCTATATATTAAGACAGGTTGCCAAGCAACTCGTTGATAGTGGCGTTAAACCGGAAAACACGTTGTTTATCAATAGAGAATTTACCGACCTTGATTTTCTGAAAACCTATAAAGATCTTGATGAGTTAATAAAACTCTATAAAAAAGAGCTTAAACCATCGGGCAAAGTTTACATATTCATTGACGAGATACAGATAATAGAGGGATGGGAAAAGGTTGTTAACTCCTATTCTCAGGACTTTTCAGAGAGTTATGAATTATTTATCAGTGGTTCCAATTCAAAAATGCTTTCAGGAGAATTGGCTACGTTATTATCCGGTAGATATGTCTCTTTTGAGGTGTTCCCGTTTAGCTATACCGAATATGTAGGAATTACAGAAGAGGAAAAAGGACGCCAAAGCTATATAGCATATATGAACAGCGGTGGACTTCCGGAGTTGTTCATGCTGCAAAAACCTGAACTAAAACGTAATTATGTGTCTGCTATTAAAGATACGGTGTTGCTGCGCGATATTATTCAACGTCACAATGTTCGTGATGCGAAACTACTTGAAGATATCTTTGTTTTTTTAGTAAACAACGCTTCGAATCTGATTTCTATTACTAATATCGTCAAGTATTTTAAAGGGCAAGGGCGCAGAACAAGCTTCGATGCCGTTTCTACTTACATAGGATATATAGAAGATACGTTTCTTGTTCACCGCTGCGACAGATATGACATCAAAGGAAAAGATACACTGTCCGGAAATGCTAAGTATTACATCAATGATTTAGCTTATAAGAATTATCTTTATTCCGGTTATGGCTATGGATTTGGCTATCTTGTTGAAAATTTAGTTTATTTGGAATTACGCCGATCAGGATTTGATGTATATGTTGGAGCCTTACGAAATAAAGAAGTTGATTTTGTTGCCAAAAAAGCCGACCGCGTACTCTACTTACAAAGCACTTATATGCTTACCGATGAAACCACTGTCGAGAGAGAATATTCCGCATTAGAAGCTATTGATGATAATTATGAGAAAATAGTTGTCTCGTTGGATGATCTAACAATGCCAGTACGAGGAGGAATTAAGCATATTCAGGCGTGGGAGTTAGCAGAATACGTCAAATAA
- a CDS encoding transposase, whose translation MIDKEELLNNKEFYKSFKSGEDLTSFFKQMHKSAVEHMLNAELDAHLDNEKHDKTKEGDYRNGHGTKKIKSSFGESEIKVPRDRNGDFEPALVPKRHNIIEGLENVIISFYAKGMSVSDIEEQIREMYDFEVSASTMDIPVILTPHSGDTDPSLVEVQRT comes from the coding sequence ATGATCGACAAAGAAGAATTATTAAACAACAAAGAATTTTACAAATCTTTTAAAAGTGGAGAAGATCTAACTTCCTTCTTCAAACAGATGCACAAAAGTGCCGTAGAGCACATGCTGAACGCCGAACTGGATGCCCATCTAGACAACGAAAAGCATGATAAAACTAAAGAAGGAGATTATCGTAATGGGCACGGAACCAAAAAGATAAAATCCTCTTTTGGAGAATCTGAAATCAAGGTTCCCAGAGACCGAAACGGTGATTTTGAACCTGCTTTAGTTCCTAAAAGACATAATATAATCGAAGGTCTGGAGAATGTGATCATCTCCTTTTATGCAAAAGGGATGAGTGTAAGCGATATCGAAGAACAGATTCGGGAAATGTATGATTTTGAGGTGTCTGCTTCCACCATGGATATTCCGGTGATATTGACCCCTCATTCCGGTGATACTGACCCCTCACTGGTAGAGGTTCAAAGAACGTGA
- the tcmP gene encoding three-Cys-motif partner protein TcmP: MKNSRIDFNTQWNSLCLKKCNKEKRKETTQDDLCRETLSISDNLPVRCVGGWAMQKIFHLIQYFGIFTIGMKSKWQGNINYIEICSGPGRCVNRENGEEFNGTSICIIEHQASEYLKKILFFDYNEKVVDTLNKRISARNAINAKAYIGDYNKPNDICDKIIEETKGVGLNLVFIDPTDCSVPFTLLKKIKERIKNVDFIVNFAIRTDVNRNIRNAVLHSETHQNVVKKYTTFLGSNDFFNNPKVIETANKGSQQDLRKLFRDEYMNSLKKIGYSHFDFKPIENYYDLVFASSHETGIKFWSKANAIGFDGQRSLF, encoded by the coding sequence ATGAAAAATTCTAGAATTGATTTTAATACTCAATGGAATTCATTATGCTTAAAAAAGTGTAATAAAGAAAAACGTAAAGAAACTACACAAGATGATTTGTGTAGAGAAACTTTATCAATATCTGACAACTTGCCTGTAAGATGTGTTGGTGGATGGGCTATGCAAAAGATTTTTCATTTAATTCAATATTTTGGAATTTTTACAATTGGGATGAAATCAAAATGGCAAGGAAACATTAATTATATTGAAATTTGTTCTGGCCCTGGTAGATGTGTAAATAGAGAAAATGGAGAAGAATTCAATGGAACATCAATTTGTATAATTGAACACCAAGCAAGCGAATATTTAAAGAAAATATTATTCTTTGACTATAACGAAAAAGTCGTAGATACTTTAAACAAGAGAATATCTGCTAGAAATGCAATAAACGCAAAAGCATATATTGGTGATTATAATAAACCTAACGACATTTGTGATAAAATTATTGAAGAAACAAAAGGGGTTGGATTGAACCTTGTTTTTATTGACCCGACAGATTGTAGTGTTCCTTTCACTCTTCTTAAGAAAATCAAGGAAAGAATAAAAAACGTTGACTTTATTGTAAATTTTGCAATTAGAACCGACGTTAACAGAAATATCAGAAATGCGGTTTTACACTCTGAAACACATCAGAATGTAGTAAAAAAATACACAACATTTTTAGGGTCTAATGATTTCTTTAATAATCCTAAAGTAATAGAAACTGCAAACAAAGGAAGTCAACAAGATTTAAGAAAATTGTTCAGAGATGAGTATATGAATAGTTTAAAAAAAATTGGATATAGCCATTTTGATTTTAAGCCAATTGAAAACTATTATGATTTAGTTTTTGCATCATCCCACGAAACTGGAATTAAGTTTTGGAGTAAGGCAAATGCAATTGGATTTGACGGACAACGTTCACTTTTTTGA